In a genomic window of Dyadobacter fermentans DSM 18053:
- a CDS encoding oxidoreductase, with the protein MENRKVWFVTGASKGLGLALVQKLLAGGFSVAATSRNVADLRDAVGHTGPEFLPLGVSLTDEASVRQAIADTVAAFGRIDVIVNNAGYGLAGSIEELSDAESRGNFDVNVFGTLNVIRAAMPYLRAQQSGHIMNVSSIGGLNGAFPGFGIYCATKFAVSGLSESLATEVAEFGIKVTVVEPGYFRTDFLTAGSFATPKNQIADYQKVRESQDAHQQQINGAQPGDPVKAAEAIIRVASEQNPPVHLLLGEDAFGLAQAKINALSTELENWKSVSLSTNFDA; encoded by the coding sequence GTTTGTTACCGGCGCCTCCAAAGGACTGGGACTGGCCCTCGTACAAAAATTACTCGCAGGTGGCTTCTCAGTAGCCGCCACATCACGCAACGTAGCCGACCTTAGAGATGCCGTAGGGCATACTGGGCCTGAGTTTTTGCCCCTGGGCGTGTCGCTTACCGACGAGGCAAGCGTAAGGCAGGCGATCGCCGATACCGTGGCCGCATTTGGCCGTATAGATGTGATCGTCAACAATGCAGGCTACGGCCTTGCGGGAAGTATCGAAGAGCTTTCCGATGCCGAATCGCGCGGGAATTTCGACGTGAATGTGTTCGGAACGCTCAATGTGATCCGTGCTGCGATGCCTTACCTGCGTGCGCAGCAGTCGGGCCACATTATGAATGTGTCGTCGATCGGCGGGCTTAATGGCGCTTTCCCGGGTTTCGGGATTTATTGCGCTACCAAATTCGCGGTTTCGGGACTTTCAGAATCCCTTGCGACCGAGGTGGCAGAATTCGGCATTAAAGTCACGGTTGTTGAGCCTGGCTATTTCCGCACCGATTTCCTTACCGCCGGATCATTCGCAACTCCCAAAAATCAGATTGCGGATTATCAAAAGGTGCGGGAATCGCAGGATGCACACCAGCAGCAGATCAACGGTGCTCAGCCCGGTGATCCCGTGAAAGCGGCCGAGGCCATCATCCGCGTTGCTTCGGAGCAAAATCCGCCGGTGCATTTGCTGCTGGGCGAAGATGCTTTCGGGTTGGCACAAGCGAAGATCAATGCACTTTCGACGGAGCTGGAAAATTGGAAGTCAGTTTCGTTGTCTACCAACTTTGACGCCTAG